Proteins encoded within one genomic window of Aquarana catesbeiana isolate 2022-GZ linkage group LG03, ASM4218655v1, whole genome shotgun sequence:
- the LOC141132702 gene encoding E3 ubiquitin/ISG15 ligase TRIM25-like has translation MASADLRAELECSICLNIYTDPVMLRCGHNFCQVCIDCVLNTQKGTGDYSCPECRGTFQDRPALQRNMKLRNIVENFLSAQPDAGESAEVFCTYCIHAPVPAVKSCLHCEASLCNNHLRVHSKSPEHILSDPTTSLENRKCPIHKEVFKYYCTKDFSCVCVSCCLIGEHKGHSKVSLDEASNVEKNKLRDAIPKLLTKRGETEKIIKSLLKCQRDVEKKAAVDTEKFTALFRELRRQLEDLEKRVLTLISKKAERVSCSVNDLIQQLEITKDELSKKMCHIEELCNMTDPLTVLQESDTGDLCDTEDGDYEDRGRHDELLHDGKDEHVAEISHTLHTLSDIITAVNQGTYVKEPAEIFLDADTAHNRLQISDDRKTASGSPKQNIPETPARFRDHAQVMSSRCFSTGRHYWEVDVGRSYGWRVGMCYPSIDRREQKSKIGYNKKSWGLERDNDQYSVIHDSIKIRLPDNISSKRVRIYLDYEAGQISFYSLSHPILHLYTFTATFTEPLHAVLGMWDRGFCIVNPRSGRIRVM, from the coding sequence ATGGCGTCTGCTGATCTAAGAGCAGAGCTGGAATGTTCTAtttgtctgaacatttatacagaccCTGTAATGCTGAGATGTGGACATAACTTCTGCCAGGTCTGTATTGATTGTGTGCTGAACACCCAGAAGGGGACTGGAgattattcctgtcctgaatgcagagggacgttccaggatcggcctgcactgcagagAAACATGAAACTGCgaaacatagtggagaatttcctttCTGCTCAGCCAGATGCTGGGGAGTCTGCCgaggtcttctgtacttactgtattcacgCTCCAGTACCTGCTGTGAAATCCTGTCTGcattgtgaagcttctctgtgtaataaccacctgagagtccacagcaagtcaccagaacacaTCTTATCTGACCCCACCACTTCCCTAGAGAACAGGAAATGCCCTATTCACAAAGAAGTTTTTAAATATTACTGCACCAAGGACTTTTCCTGTGTCTGTGTGTCCTGCTGTCTAATTGGAGAACACAAAGGACACAGTAAGGTGTCACTGGATGAGGCCTCTAACGTTGAAAAGAATAAGCTAAGAGATGCTATACCAAAGCTGCTGACAAAAAGAGGCGAGACAGAGAAAATAATTAAAAGTCTGCTGAAATGCCAGAGAGACGTAGAAAAAAAAGCAGCCGTGGACACTGAGAAGTTCACTGCCCTATTTAGAGAACTCAGGAGAcagctggaagacctggagaagagagtcctgactCTGATATCTAAGAAGGCAGAGCGGGTCTCATGCTCTGTTAATGATTTGATCCAACAGCTGGAAATAACAAAGGATGAGCTGTCCAAGAAGATGTGTCACAtcgaggagctgtgtaacatgacagaTCCATTaactgtcctacaggaatcagacacaggtgacttgtgtgatactgaggatggagattatgaggacagagggagacatgatgaactcctccatgatggaaagGATGAGCATGTGgctgagatctcacacacattacacacattatctgatataatCACAGCGGTAAATCAAGGGACCTATGTAAAGGAACCTGCAGAAATCTTCCTGGATGCAGACACAGCTCATAACAGGCTACAAATATCAGATGACAGAAAAACTGCATCTGGGTCACCAAAGCAGAATATCCCAGAAACACCAGCAAGATTCAGGGATCATGCTCAGGTGATGAGTAGCAGGTGTTTCTCCACAGGGCGACATTACTGGGAGGTGGATGTTGGTAGATCATATGGCTGGAGAGTTggaatgtgttaccccagtatagacaggagagaACAGAAGTCAAAGATTGGATACAATAAGAAGTCTTGGGGTTTGGAGAGGGATAATGATCAATATTCAGTGATACATGACAGTATTAAAATCCGTTTACCAGACAATATCTCTAGTAAAAGAGTCCGGATATATTTGGATTATGAGGCTGGGCAGATCTCCTTTTATAGTCTGAGTCACCCGATCCTACACCTCTACACTTTCACTGCTACCTTCACTGAGCCTCTTCATGCTGTGTTAGGTATGTGGGACCGGGGTTTTTGCATTGTAAATCCACGTTCAGGGAGAATTCGAGTGATGTGA